From the Longimicrobiaceae bacterium genome, the window TCGGGGATTTGCTCGAACGCAGTCAGTAGATTCATGCTGCAAAGATACACCGTTGCCCTGAATGAAACAGCCCTGCCCGCAAGCGGGGGAAGGCACGGCTTCCACGGCAGCCACGTCTTCCAGGCTCTCCGGCAGTGCTCCTCGCTGCCGGCGCGGTGGTGACTCGGCGCTGCGCGCCTGCGGGCGGGGCGGCGTCGGCGTAGGCGCGCGGCGGTGACGTCCGCTCCGCCTCGGTTCATCGTAATTCGTTGAGAATTATGCACTTGTAGGGGTGCGATTTATCGCATCCGTTCCGCTTTCCGCGGCGCAGGCGGGTCGGTCGCGCGCCGCATCTGCTCCGCATCACCCGCCGTTCGCCTAATCGTGCCTCGTCGCTCGTGATCGCTTCCGGCAGTCCGCCGACCCATACCTCACGTTCTCGTCAATTCCGTTTTCCGTTCCACGTCTGCGCGTTTACTGAACGTCCGCTCGTTCGGTGAACGTGTTCACAGGACGGGGGCAGGACCGGTCCGAAGATGAGGGCCGGTTCGTAAACCTCGCTCCTGCTGGAAGATGCGGGAATGCGGGCCCTCGGGCAGAGACGGAACCTCCGATGCGTTGCAATGGAGGCGGGGGCGGAGACGCCGGCCCGCGGACGCGGTCTTCAACGGAGGGCGCAGATGAGCGAGGCGATGCGGAGCACCGATGCGGTTGCGGGCGAGGCCGAGACGCGGGCTGGGCGGCTGAGCGCTCGGATCCGAAGCGCGATAGCGGACCGGCAAATCCGGCGCGGATCGGCGGGCCGGGAGATGCACAGGTGGATGGAGGGGGGGATGCGCGGCGCCCCGGTCGTGGCCGCGGCGATCCTGCTCTCCGCCGCGTGCTCCGGGCGCGACTCGATGTCCGCGAACCGCGAGGCGGGGGATGCGGCAGCGGCGCCGGCGTCGTCGGCCGCTGCGCCGGCGAGCGGGATGGAGAGCGCGATCACGACGTCGGACACGGTAGGTGCGGTGGCGGCTCCGGCGGCGGACGGCTCCGTGGGTTCGGCGGGCGTCTCCGGCGCGGGTAGCGCGGCCCTTCCGTCGCTGGCGACACAGATGCTGATCCGCACGGGGACGGCGCAGATCCAGGTGGACTCGCTTCAGCTTGGGATCGACGGGGTGCGGCGGCTGGTGGAGCGGGAGGGCGGCGTGGTGGCCGGCTCGTCCATGACGGCGGGGCGCCAGGAAGCGGCGCAGGCCACGATGGAGCTGAAGGTGCCCGCGGAGCGCTTCGAGGCGGTTGTGGCCGGGCTCGCGTCGCTCGGCAAGCTGGAGTCGGTGAACACCACCTCGCAGGACGTGGGCGAGGAGTACGTGGACATCGGGGCCCGCG encodes:
- a CDS encoding DUF4349 domain-containing protein, whose product is MRGAPVVAAAILLSAACSGRDSMSANREAGDAAAAPASSAAAPASGMESAITTSDTVGAVAAPAADGSVGSAGVSGAGSAALPSLATQMLIRTGTAQIQVDSLQLGIDGVRRLVEREGGVVAGSSMTAGRQEAAQATMELKVPAERFEAVVAGLASLGKLESVNTTSQDVGEEYVDIGARVVNARRLEARIAALLDTHAGKLADVVEVEHELARVREEIERYEGRLRYLRSRSAVSTLTVNLHEPRPVVGEYPGDSPIGAAFKRSWQNFVGFMAGLVSVLGFLLPLGMVAAVTWVAARAVGRRIRRSARPASPPPPPAREEREPVEIG